One genomic window of Monodelphis domestica isolate mMonDom1 chromosome 1, mMonDom1.pri, whole genome shotgun sequence includes the following:
- the LOC100031032 gene encoding WD repeat and coiled-coil-containing protein-like → MDLGKGKLLRTGLNALQQAIHPIHGIAWTDGKQVVLTALQLQNKEPKFGDSKIIGQFEHVYGLSWSPMGSEGTPTLLAVQHKKHVTVWQVCLSSSERGKLLVSQTCEIGEPFPVLAQGCVWHPKKAILTVLTSHEVSVLPSVHCDSTRVKADLIKVQGFVHCGCWTHDGQRLVVAVGSALHSFIWDDSQKSLQPCAFCPVFDMGKNICSVLATVDMQIAVATELPLDKICGLNSVEPFEMPTVEEAQPSTTPSTSAVIAEEALMDTGKVSPDSERSSSSASLSSSSLDSLDLTQMLPRNYQSDTNFFFHLREKEYLARAGKESSHLVLVTFDRMVTTTRKVGIPGILVPDLLAYDPKSQVMAVASNTCHTILVYSLIPALAPGVQCIRLENCERPKGICFLSDKRLLISVGKQKFMDPTFLPSSKSEMYNIHLEVKEVDFGKEPSMTSVWSQRDFCNLSLGLGMANKRKPGDSLCLNTYPQKRDLLMPGRIQSLPRGKSLIEDITGASGAQSSRPSTSQLGKPKLSPSTVVSMEGLEAMSSSRSSACLLSNVRPSLPMTQCSLIREPLSLPQVKVSKNEEGESQLCGTLERLSGSFADLQQRLSQLIDLLLEKKQPLAPTRYPLSQDPSFLLITYQKPSPAGPVLDKRAVLLCDGKMRLQQVQQMFGLSLVEMQYGSLWILLSADSEGFIPLMFSAAQEVTIRDGSSGGGLGSSTHGCGFSLPGTNS, encoded by the exons ATGGACTTGGGGAAAGGCAAGCTCCTCAGAACTGGTCTCAACGCCCTCCAACAGGCGATACATCCCATCCATGGCATTGCCTGGACCGACGGGAAGCAGGTGGTACTGACGGCCCTGCAGCTCCAGAACAAGGAGCCCAAGTTTGGGGACTCGAAGATCATCGGGCAATTTGAGCATGTTTACGGACTGTCCTGGAGCCCCATGGGGTCAGAGGGCACCCCGACTCTGCTGGCTGTACAGCACAAGAAACATGTCACCGTGTGGCAGGTGTGCTTGAGCTCGTCGGAGAGAGGCAAGCTTCTGGTGTCCCAGACATGCGAGATCGGGGAGCCTTTCCCTGTGCTCGCTCAGGGCTGTGTGTGGCACCCCAAGAAGGCCATCCTCACTGTGCTCACCAGCCACGAAGTCTCCGTGCTTCCCTCGGTGCACTGTGACAGCACCAGGGTGAAGGCTGACCTGATCAAAGTCCAGGGTTTTGTGCACTGTGGATGCTGGACCCATGATGGCCAGAGGCTGGTGGTGGCCGTGGGCAGCGCCTTGCATTCTTTCATATGGGACGACTCCCAGAAATCTCTGCAGCCGTGCGCTTTCTGCCCCGTGTTCGACATGGGCAAAAACATCTGCTCTGTGCTGGCCACTGTGGACATGCAGATTGCTGTGGCCACCGAGCTCCCACTGGACAAGATTTGTGGCCTGAACTCAGTAGAGCCCTTTGAGATGCCCACAGTGGAAGAGGCACAGCCCTCCACCACCCCTTCGACTTCAGCAGTCATTGCAGAGGAGGCCTTGATGGATACCGGAAAAGTGTCCCCCGACTCGGAGCGGTCCTCCTCCTCGGCTTCCCTCTCATCTTCCTCTCTGGACTCCTTGGATCTGACTCAGATGCTCCCCAGGAACTATCAGTCAGACACAAACTTCTTCTTCCACCTCAGAGAGAAGGAATACTTGGCTCGGGCTGGCAAGGAGTCCTCCCATTTGGTCCTGGTGACCTTCGATAGGATGGTCACCACCACCCGGAAAGTGGGCATCCCTGGCATCCTGGTGCCGGACCTCCTGGCGTATGACCCCAAGTCCCAGGTGATGGCTGTGGCCTCCAACACGTGCCACACCATTCTGGTCTACTCCCTGATCCCCGCCTTGGCGCCGGGTGTCCAGTGCATCCGCCTGGAGAACTGTGAGAGGCCCAAGGGCATCTGCTTCTTGTCAGACAAACGGCTCCTGATTTCAGTTGGGAAGCAGAAGTTCATGGATCCCACCTTCCTGCCATCCTCCAAGTCTGAAATGTACAACATTCACCTGGAGGTCAAGGAAGTCGACTTTGGGAAAGAGCCCTCCATGACGTCGGTCTGGAGCCAGCGAGATTTCTGCAACCTCAGCCTGGGGCTGGGCATGGCCAATAAGAGGAAGCCGGGGGACAGCCTTTGCCTCAACACCTACCCCCAGAAGAGGGACCTGCTCATGCCTGGAAGGATCCAGTCTCTGCCTCGGGGGAAGTCCCTGATCGAGGACATCACAGGAGCTTCGGGGGCCCAGAGCTCCAGGCCCAGCACCTCACAGCTCGGCAAACCCAAGCTGAGTCCCAGCACCGTCGTCTCCATGGAAGGGCTGGAGGCCATGTCCAGCTCCCGGTCCTCGGCCTGCCTCCTCTCTAATGTCAGGCCAAGCTTACCGATGACCCAGTGCAGCCTGATTCGTGAGCCCCTGAGCCTCCCTCAAGTCAAAGTTTCcaaaaatgaagagggagagagtcagCTGTGTGGGACGCTGGAGAGACTCTCGGGGAGCTTCGCAGACCTCCAGCAACGCCTCTCCCAGCTCATAGACCTCCTGCTTGAGAAGAAGCAGCCGCTGGCCCCCACCCGTTACCCACTCTCTCAAGACCCATCTTTTCTTCTCATCACATACCAG AAGCCGTCCCCAGCAGGGCCTGTATTGGACAAGCGAGCAGTCCTTCTCTGTGATGGCAAGATGCGCCTGCAACAGGTCCAACAGATGTTTGGCCTCTCTCTGGTGGAGATGCAATATG GTTCCCTCTGGATCCTCCTCTCTGCTGACAGCGAAGGCTTCATCCCACTCATGTTCTCAGCCGCCCAGGAGGTCACCATCCGAGACGGCAGCAGTGGTGGTGGGCTGGGCTCCTCCACCCA tGGATGTGGTTTCTCATTGCCTGGAACAAACTCCTAG